A part of Aegilops tauschii subsp. strangulata cultivar AL8/78 chromosome 2, Aet v6.0, whole genome shotgun sequence genomic DNA contains:
- the LOC141041427 gene encoding uncharacterized protein: MADDKKNKQLAEYSGAAKVFAAPASSSYPRFDRENFGVWKALMECGLRANELWDAVDPGGDAFKKEGAEHRKDRQAASAIYSVMPMDVLQHLIAKATAKEVWDTLKLMFEGHTRVKQANLQTLLRNYETLVMGDDESVDAFASRVATLVNRIRALGENLMEASVVRRFLRAAPPRYLQIVTAIEQCVDLATLSIDDLVGRYKAHDERMRYSLGDGRNDELVMLTKAQWIALKKQGGSTSSSKKKGKQRSARKNFADSDDDSDDEAAPPPRRKFDIRKVRCYNCGLLGHFKADCEEAPKQKALIAQQEDDSDMMLMCELVDTKDPVLQASAKETVVLREEKVCSQDYGSETRVDATDMGGDFKDYVEVTGLSANFAGSDAAIAACARPWRGSLCVVRPKEVSCDRKSSSKDCQARRDAGRTTLGPGEHCAHMAADTTRSGVVYTVSDSVVSVGIVSHTASLSASTHGSPVAGDGSSTTATQGRNTTYKTCTTALPGGKSLLCESLICGLESGHGPERKDGPKVESSDGREANQGSSLSSSIVDTDLCDGSEEELDQDRSQNAGGDGQGPLPGGLHGVSPGGLCVGKSSFTAAVLPNSPAGTSTTHVEERTPPTPKHLQPVLHPYLRNTLRTIDPVMMNGSGRWCHAMKEELGSIHDNNTWELVDLSNNEKAIELKWQFKVRKDVEGCMKHKVRFVAKEYVQEESMDFKEVFVLIAKMESVRLLIALAAQESWKIHHMDVNSAFLNGEIEGDVYVNQPPGFIKEGEEHKVLKLHKILYGLWQGHREWNIKLDRTLISLGFEKAPLEHAMYKRGEGRDRLLVGIYVDDLLITGADEEVIAKFKLQMKEIFKRDDLGLLSFYPGIEVHQKTEEITPFLSGFFRRFFF; this comes from the coding sequence ATGGCGGACGACAAGAAGAACAAGCAGCTGGCGGAGTACTCCGGCGCGGCTAAAGTATTTGCTGCTCCGGCGAGTTCGTCGTACCCACGATTTGATCGCGAGAACTTCGGGGTGTGGAAGGCCCTCATGGAGTGTGGTCTCCGCGCCAACGAGCTATGGGACGCGGTCGACCCAGGAggcgacgccttcaagaaggaggGAGCCGAGCACCGGAAGGATCGGCAGGCGGCGTCGGCGATTTACTCGGTGATGCCGATGGATGTCCTCCAGCACCTAATCGCCAAAGCAACGGCGAAGGAGGTGTGGGATACGCTGAAGCTCATGTTTGAGGGACACACCCGCGTCAAGCAAGCCAATCTCCAAACTCTCCTAAGGAACTACGAGACTTTGGTCATGGGCGACGATGAGTCCGTGGATGCGTTTGCTTCACGGGTGGCTACTCTCGTCAATCGGATCCGCGCGCTTGGAGAAAACCTCATGGAGGCCTCGGTTGTCCGGCGGTTCTTGCGCGCAGCCCCTCCCCGGTACCTGCAAATTGTCACGGCGATCGAGCAGTGCGTCGATCTCGCGACTCTCTCCATCGACGATCTTGTCGGACGGTACAAGGCTCACGATGAGCGGATGCGGTACAGTCTTGGGGACGGGAGGAACGACGAGCTTGTGATGCTCACAAAGGCGCAGTGGATCGCCCTCAAAAAGCAAGGCGGATCCACGAGCAGCAGCAAGAAGAAGGGAAAGCAGCGCTCGGCGAGAAAGAACTTCGCCGACTCGGACGACGACTCAGACGATGAGGCTGCACCACCACCGAGGAGAAAGTTTGACATCAGGAAAGTGAGGTGTTATAACTGTGGCCTCCTTGGCCACTTCAAGGCTGACTGCGAGGAAGCACCGAAGCAGAAGGCGCTCATAGCCCAGCAAGAAGATGATAGTGACATGATGTTGATGTGCGAACTCGTGGATACGAAGGATCCAGTTCTTCAAGCGTCGGCTAAAGAAACAGTCGTGCTCCgtgaagaaaaagtttgctctCAAGATTATGGTTCGGAAACTCGTGTCGACGCTACGGACATGGGTGGTGATTTCAAAGATTATGTCGAAGTTACGGGCTTAAGTGCTAACTTCGCTGGATCGGATGCAGCGATCGCTGCATGTGCACGACCATGGAGAGGTAGTCTTTGTGTGGTGCGTCCAAAAGAGGTTAGCTGCGACCGAAAGAGCAGTTCAAAAGATTGCCAGGCGAGGCGAGACGCAGGACGAACTACGCTCGGACCAGGAGAGCATTGCGCGCACATGGCGGCAGACACGACAAGGAGCGGCGTCGTGTACACCGTGTCAGATAGCGTGGTGAGCGTAGGCATCGTGTCACACACCGCGTCACTCTCAGCAAGCACGCATGGCAGCCCAGTTGCTGGCGATGGTAGTAGCACAACAGCAACCCAAGGCAGGAACACCACGTACAAGACATGTACAACAGCTCTACCAGGAGGAAAGTCACTACTATGTGAAAGTCTAATATGTGGGCTAGAAAGTGGGCACGGTCCAGAAAGAAAAGATGGACCAAAAGTGGAGTCTTCAGATGGGAGAGAAGCGAACCAGGGATCTAGTCTATCTAGCAGTATTGTGGACACAGACCTATGTGACGGGTCAGAAGAGGAGCTGGACCAGGACAGAAGCCAAAACGCGGGTGGTGATGGGCAAGGCCCATTGCCTGGTGGCCTGCATGGGGTTTCGCCTGGTGGCCTGTGTGTGGGCAAGAGCTCATTTACAGCTGCGGTGTTGCCGAACAGTCCAGCAGGGACGTCGACAACGCATGTGGAGGAAAGGACACCACCTACACCCAAACATCTACAGCCGGTGTTACACCCATATCTGAGGAATACTCTTCGGACGATTGACCCGGTAATGATGAACGGGAGTGGGCGATGGTGTCATGCTATGAAAGAAGAGTTGGGGTCGATCCATGACAATAATACATGGGAGCTTGTGGATCTTTCCAACAATGAAAAGGCGATAGAGCTCAAGTGGCAATTTAAGGTCAGGAAAGATGTTGAAGGGTGCATGAAGCACAAAGTGAGGTTTGTGGCCAAAGAGTATGTGCAAGAGGAAAGTATGGACTTCAAAGAAGTGTTCGTTCTCATTGCAAAGATGGAGTCGGTGAGATTACTCATCGCTCTCGCGGCTCAGGAATCATGGAAGATACATCACATGGATGTAAACTCCGCGTTTTTGAATGGCGAGATAGAAGGAGATGTGTATGTGAATCAACCGCCGGGTTTCATCAAAGAGGGAGAAGAGCACAAGGTACTGAAGTTACACAAAATCTTGTATGGGCTATGGCAAGGACATCGGGAGTGGAACATCAAACTTGATCGGACATTGATTTCTCTTGGATTTGAGAAAGCCCCACTAGAGCATGCAATGTACAAGAGAGGTGAAGGAAGGGATCGTCTACTAGTTGGCATCTACGTCGACGACCTATTGATTACTGGAGCAGATGAAGAGGTGATTGCAAAGTTCAAGTTACAAATGAAGGAGATTTTCAAGAGGGATGATCTAGGTCTCTTGAGCTTCTACCCCGGGATAGAAGTACATCAAAAGACAGAGGAGATCACACCATTTTTGTCCGGTTTTTTTCGTAGGTTTTTTTTCTAG
- the LOC141020539 gene encoding putative pentatricopeptide repeat-containing protein At3g15130, which produces MERRRMLADLLRASARGPDLRGGAQLHGSLTKLGFGSDTMLGNNLIDMYAKCGKLDTAGQVFGGMPERNVVSWTALMVGFLQQGRAGECLRLFGAMRRLSEVPPNEFTLSATLKACGVVGDTGAAVRVHGACVRMGFEGHGVVANSLVLVYSKGGRIGDARQVFDGAAAFRDLVTWNAMISGYAHAGRGRDSLLVFREMQRRGDEDCQPDEFTFASLLKACSGLGAAREGMQAHAAMVTRGVSTASSAILAGALLDVYFKCRCLLAAMQVFDRLERKNAIQWTTVIVGHAQEGQVKEALELFRRFWSSGVRADGHVLSSIVGVFADFALVEQGRQVHCYTVKNPAGLDVSVSNSLVDMYHKCGLTDEAEQRFWETPMRNVVSWTAMINGLGKHGNGREAIDMFEKMQMEGVEPDEVSYLALLSACSHSGLVEECRRYFSMIRQDKRLRPRAEHYACMVDLLGRAGELTEARDLVATMPMEPTVGMWQTLLSACRVHKDVTTAREAGEALLAMDGDNPANYVMLSNIFAEAGEWREHQQVRDAMRRRGLRKQGGCSWVEVGKEAHFFYGGGDTTHPRATDIRRVLRDVESRMREQLGYSAGSSAHAVALHDVDEESRAEGLRAHSERLAVGLWLLHHGEHHHGDGEEEEGGRREVMRVYKNLRVCGDCHEFFKGLSRVVGRAMVVRDANRFHRFQDGACSCKDYW; this is translated from the coding sequence ATGGAGCGGCGGAGGATGCTCGCCGACCTCCTCCGGGCGAGCGCGAGGGGCCCGGACCTCCGCGGCGGCGCGCAGCTCCACGGCTCGCTCACCAAGCTCGGCTTCGGGTCGGACACCATGCTGGGCAACAACCTCATCGACATGTACGCCAAGTGCGGGAAACTCGACACGGCCGGCCAGGTGTTCGGCGGAATGCCCGAGAGGAACGTGGTGTCGTGGACGGCCCTCATGGTGGGCTTCCTGCAGCAGGGGCGCGCCGGGGAGTGCCTCCGGCTGTTCGGGGCGATGCGGCGGCTCTCGGAGGTCCCGCCGAACGAGTTCACGCTCTCGGCCACCCTCAAGGCGTGCGGCGTCGTCGGCGACACGGGCGCGGCCGTCCGGGTCCACGGGGCCTGCGTCAGGATGGGGTTCGAGGGGCACGGCGTCGTCGCCAACTCGCTGGTGCTCGTGTACTCCAAGGGCGGGAGGATCGGCGATGCGCGGCAGGTGTTTGATGGCGCTGCTGCGTTCAGGGACCTCGTCACCTGGAACGCCATGATCTCTGGCTACGCGCATGCCGGGCGTGGCAGGGACTCGCTGCTCGTCTTCCGGGAGATGCAGCGGCGAGGAGATGAGGATTGTCAGCCCGATGAGTTCACCTTCGCCAGCTTGCTGAAAGCCTGCAGCGGGCTAGGCGCGGCTCGAGAGGGCATGCAGGCTCACGCGGCCATGGTGACCAGAGGGGTCTCCACGGCATCCAGTGCCATCCTCGCCGGCGCGCTGCTTGATGTGTATTTCAAATGCCGGTGCCTGCTGGCGGCAATGCAGGTGTTCGATCGGTTGGAAAGGAAGAATGCCATCCAGTGGACGACGGTGATCGTCGGTCACGCACAGGAGGGGCAGGTGAAGGAAGCATTGGAGCTGTTCCGGCGGTTCTGGAGCTCTGGCGTCCGTGCTGATGGACATGTCCTCTCCAGCATCGTTGGCGTGTTTGCAGACTTTGCTCTTGTCGAGCAGGGGAGACAAGTGCACTGCTACACAGTCAAGAACCCGGCCGGGCTCGACGTGTCAGTGTCCAACTCCCTGGTCGACATGTACCACAAGTGTGGGTTGACCGACGAGGCGGAACAGCGGTTCTGGGAGACGCCAATGAGGAACGTCGTGTCATGGACAGCGATGATCAATGGCCTCGGGAAGCACGGCAATGGCCGAGAGGCCATTGACATGTTCGAGAAAATGCAAATGGAAGGCGTCGAGCCTGACGAGGTGAGCTACCTGGCCCTCCTGTCGGCGTGCAGCCACTCTGGCCTTGTTGAGGAGTGTCGCCGGTATTTCTCGATGATCCGTCAGGACAAGCGGCTGAGGCCGAGGGCTGAGCACTATGCGTGCATGGTAGACCTCCTCGGCCGCGCCGGGGAGCTCACGGAGGCCAGGGACCTTGTTGCGACGATGCCGATGGAGCCCACCGTCGGCATGTGGCAGACTCTGCTGAGCGCCTGCAGGGTGCACAAGGACGTCACCACAGCCAGGGAGGCGGGCGAGGCCCTCCTGGCCATGGACGGCGACAACCCGGCTAACTACGTGATGCTGTCGAACATCTTCGCCGAGGCTGGCGAGTGGCGAGAGCACCAGCAGGTGCGCGACGCCATGCGGCGCCGGGGCCTGCGGAAGCAGGGTGGGTGCAGCTGGGTGGAGGTCGGCAAGGAGGCGCACTTCTTCTACGGTGGCGGCGACACCACCCACCCACGCGCCACCGACATCCGCCGCGTGCTCCGCGACGTGGAGAGCCGGATGAGGGAGCAGCTCGGGTACAGTGCTGGGTCGTCGGCGCATGCGGTGGCTCTGCACGACGTGGACGAGGAGTCGCGCGCCGAGGGACTGCGGGCGCACAGCGAGCGGCTGGCTGTGGGGCTGTGGCTGCTACACCACGGTGAGCACCACCATGGCGatggggaggaagaggagggggggAGGAGGGAGGTGATGAGAGTGTACAAGAACCTTCGggtgtgtggcgactgccacgaGTTCTTCAAGGGGCTGTCGCGGGTGGTGGGGAGGGCGATGGTGGTCAGGGACGCCAACCGGTTCCACAGGTTCCAGGACGGCGCCTGCTCATGCAAAGACTACTGGTGA
- the LOC141041424 gene encoding uncharacterized protein, translating to MADDKKNKQLAEYSGAAKVFAAPASSSYPRFDRENFGVWKALMECGLRANELWDAVDPGGDAFKKEGAEHRKDRQAASAIYSVMPMDVLQHLIAKATAKEVWDTLKLMFEGHTRVKQANLQTLLRNYETLVMGDDESVDAFASRVATLVNRIRALGENLTEASVVRRFLRAAPPRYLQIVTAIEQCVDLATLSIDDLVGRYKAHDERMRYSLGDGRNDELVMLTKAQWIALKKQGGSTSSSKKKGKQRSARKNFADSDDDSDDEAAPPPRRKFDIRKVRCYNCGLLGHFKADCEEAPKQKALIAQQEDDSDMMLMCELVDTKDPVLQASAKETVVLREEKVCSQDYGSETRVDATDMGGDFKDYVEVTGLSANFAGSDAAIAACARPWRGSLCVVRPKEVSCDRKSSSKDCQARRDAGRTTLGPGEHCAHMAADTTRSGVVYTVSDSVVSVGIVSHTASLSASTHGSPVAGDGSSTTATQGRNTTYKTCTTALPGGKSLLCESLICGLESGHGPERKDGPKVESSDGREANQGSSLSSSIVDTDLCDGSEEELDQDRSQNAGGDGQGPLPGGLHGVSPGGLCVGKSSFTAAVLPNSPAGTSTTHVEERTPPTPKHLQPVLHPYLRNTLRTIDPVMMNGSGRWCHAMKEELGSIHDNNTWELVDLSNNEKAIELKWQFKVRKDVEGCMKHKVRFVAKEYVQEESMDFKEVFVLIAKMESVRLLIALAAQESWKIHHMDVNSAFLNGEIEGDVYVNQPPGFIKEGEEHKVLKLHKILYGLWQGHREWNIKLDRTLISLGFEKAPLEHAMYKRGEGRDRLLVGIYVDDLLITGADEEVIAKFKLQMKEIFKRDDLGLLSFYPGIEVHQKTEEITPFLSGFFRRFFF from the coding sequence ATGGCGGACGACAAGAAGAACAAGCAGCTGGCGGAGTACTCCGGCGCGGCTAAAGTATTTGCTGCTCCGGCGAGTTCGTCGTACCCACGATTTGATCGCGAGAACTTCGGGGTGTGGAAGGCCCTCATGGAGTGTGGTCTCCGCGCCAACGAGCTATGGGACGCGGTCGACCCAGGAggcgacgccttcaagaaggaggGAGCCGAGCACCGGAAGGATCGGCAGGCGGCGTCGGCGATTTACTCGGTGATGCCGATGGATGTCCTCCAGCACCTAATCGCCAAAGCAACGGCGAAGGAGGTGTGGGATACGCTGAAGCTCATGTTTGAGGGACACACCCGCGTCAAGCAAGCCAATCTCCAAACTCTCCTAAGGAACTACGAGACTTTGGTCATGGGCGACGATGAGTCCGTGGATGCGTTTGCTTCACGGGTGGCTACTCTCGTCAATCGGATCCGCGCGCTTGGAGAAAACCTCACGGAGGCCTCGGTTGTCCGGCGGTTCTTGCGCGCAGCCCCTCCCCGGTACCTGCAAATTGTCACGGCGATCGAGCAGTGCGTCGATCTCGCGACTCTCTCCATCGACGATCTTGTCGGACGGTACAAGGCTCACGATGAGCGGATGCGGTACAGTCTTGGGGACGGGAGGAACGACGAGCTTGTGATGCTCACAAAGGCGCAGTGGATCGCCCTCAAAAAGCAAGGCGGATCCACGAGCAGCAGCAAGAAGAAGGGAAAGCAGCGCTCGGCGAGAAAGAACTTCGCCGACTCGGACGACGACTCAGACGATGAGGCTGCACCACCACCGAGGAGAAAGTTTGACATCAGGAAAGTGAGGTGTTATAACTGTGGCCTCCTTGGCCACTTCAAGGCTGACTGCGAGGAAGCACCGAAGCAGAAGGCGCTCATAGCCCAGCAAGAAGATGATAGTGACATGATGTTGATGTGCGAACTCGTGGATACGAAGGATCCAGTTCTTCAAGCGTCGGCTAAAGAAACAGTCGTGCTCCgtgaagaaaaagtttgctctCAAGATTATGGTTCGGAAACTCGTGTCGACGCTACGGACATGGGTGGTGATTTCAAAGATTATGTCGAAGTTACGGGCTTAAGTGCTAACTTCGCTGGATCGGATGCAGCGATCGCTGCATGTGCACGACCATGGAGAGGTAGTCTTTGTGTGGTGCGTCCAAAAGAGGTTAGCTGCGACCGAAAGAGCAGTTCAAAAGATTGCCAGGCGAGGCGAGACGCAGGACGAACTACGCTCGGACCAGGAGAGCATTGCGCGCACATGGCGGCAGACACGACAAGGAGCGGCGTCGTGTACACCGTGTCAGATAGCGTGGTGAGCGTAGGCATCGTGTCACACACCGCGTCACTCTCAGCAAGCACGCATGGCAGCCCAGTTGCTGGCGATGGTAGTAGCACAACAGCAACCCAAGGCAGGAACACCACGTACAAGACATGTACAACAGCTCTACCAGGAGGAAAGTCACTACTATGTGAAAGTCTAATATGTGGGCTAGAAAGTGGGCACGGTCCAGAAAGAAAAGATGGACCAAAAGTGGAGTCTTCAGATGGGAGAGAAGCGAACCAGGGATCTAGTCTATCTAGCAGTATTGTGGACACAGACCTATGTGACGGGTCAGAAGAGGAGCTGGACCAGGACAGAAGCCAAAACGCGGGTGGTGATGGGCAAGGCCCATTGCCTGGTGGCCTGCATGGGGTTTCGCCTGGTGGCCTGTGTGTGGGCAAGAGCTCATTTACAGCTGCGGTGTTGCCGAACAGTCCAGCAGGGACGTCGACAACGCATGTGGAGGAAAGGACACCACCTACACCCAAACATCTACAGCCGGTGTTACACCCATATCTGAGGAATACTCTTCGGACGATTGACCCGGTAATGATGAACGGGAGTGGGCGATGGTGTCATGCTATGAAAGAAGAGTTGGGGTCGATCCATGACAATAATACATGGGAGCTTGTGGATCTTTCCAACAATGAAAAGGCGATAGAGCTCAAGTGGCAATTTAAGGTCAGGAAAGATGTTGAAGGGTGCATGAAGCACAAAGTGAGGTTTGTGGCCAAAGAGTATGTGCAAGAGGAAAGTATGGACTTCAAAGAAGTGTTCGTTCTCATTGCAAAGATGGAGTCGGTGAGATTACTCATCGCTCTCGCGGCTCAGGAATCATGGAAGATACATCACATGGATGTAAACTCCGCGTTTTTGAATGGCGAGATAGAAGGAGATGTGTATGTGAATCAACCGCCGGGTTTCATCAAAGAGGGAGAAGAGCACAAGGTACTGAAGTTACACAAAATCTTGTATGGGCTATGGCAAGGACATCGGGAGTGGAACATCAAACTTGATCGGACATTGATTTCTCTTGGATTTGAGAAAGCCCCACTAGAGCATGCAATGTACAAGAGAGGTGAAGGAAGGGATCGTCTACTAGTTGGCATCTACGTCGACGACCTATTGATTACTGGAGCAGATGAAGAGGTGATTGCAAAGTTCAAGTTACAAATGAAGGAGATTTTCAAGAGGGATGATCTAGGTCTCTTGAGCTTCTACCCCGGGATAGAAGTACATCAAAAGACAGAGGAGATCACACCATTTTTGTCCGGTTTTTTTCGTAGGTTTTTTTTCTAG